In Lysinibacillus sp. FSL M8-0337, the following proteins share a genomic window:
- a CDS encoding response regulator transcription factor — MKHILLVEDDLEIAKNLALLLRSEGFTITHAATQKEAILMLAAQKYDLALLDISLPDGNGFAVCTDIKQTQNIPVIFLTASGDEGSVVTGLNIGADDYVTKPFRPRELIARIGTALRKNGHSPIVFEMGDVHVDPSSGVVKKNGQEVFLSALEYRLLLVFINNSKSIITRDRLLDELWDASGEFVTNNTLTVYIKRLREKIETNPGNPRYILTVRGTGYRLGASYVAE; from the coding sequence ATGAAACATATTTTATTAGTTGAAGATGATTTGGAAATTGCGAAAAACCTCGCTCTTCTACTCCGCTCTGAAGGGTTTACCATCACCCATGCTGCGACGCAAAAAGAAGCCATACTCATGCTTGCTGCGCAGAAATATGACTTGGCATTGCTTGATATTTCCCTTCCTGATGGCAACGGCTTTGCAGTTTGCACGGATATCAAGCAAACTCAGAACATTCCAGTAATCTTTCTGACAGCTTCTGGCGATGAAGGTAGTGTTGTAACGGGGCTGAATATAGGGGCTGATGACTATGTTACTAAACCTTTTCGCCCACGCGAATTGATTGCTCGAATTGGAACAGCTTTACGAAAAAACGGACATTCTCCAATTGTCTTTGAAATGGGGGATGTTCATGTTGACCCATCGAGTGGGGTTGTCAAAAAAAACGGGCAAGAAGTTTTTCTTTCTGCTCTGGAATACCGATTATTATTAGTGTTTATAAATAACTCTAAAAGTATTATCACGCGCGACAGGCTATTGGACGAATTATGGGATGCATCGGGCGAGTTTGTAACGAACAATACCCTAACCGTCTATATAAAACGCCTAAGAGAAAAAATTGAGACAAATCCTGGCAACCCGCGATATATTTTAACTGTTCGTGGTACAGGATACCGACTAGGAGCTAGCTATGTTGCGGAATAG
- a CDS encoding HAMP domain-containing sensor histidine kinase — MLRNREIRQFTLLFTGITIITAILGFTIQPVAGLLILSTCVAFGTLFFLFTKAHYKRITQISEQINLVLHNTDHLFISNAEEGELSILQNEITKMTLRIREQNEALKKEKIYLADSLADIAHQLRTPLTSANLIVSLLKNNPAEHERKTLLWDIQKLFVQMDWLLTSLLKLSRLDADIVNFKMEPLDVATLIKDSFHPFLMSMDLHNITPQVNIADRLVIHGDFGWLSEAIQNILKNCIESTGDNGTIQIACEENMLFTEITLHDSGPGFKKEDVPYLFERFYRGKNTSTTGYGIGLALCKTIITRQGGTISAKNHPQGGAIFSIRFPK, encoded by the coding sequence ATGTTGCGGAATAGGGAGATTCGGCAATTTACACTTTTATTTACCGGCATCACAATCATTACCGCCATTTTAGGTTTTACTATTCAGCCCGTAGCTGGCCTATTAATACTTTCTACTTGTGTTGCGTTTGGTACCTTATTTTTCTTATTTACAAAAGCGCATTATAAAAGGATTACACAAATTTCAGAGCAAATTAATTTAGTGCTGCATAATACCGATCATTTGTTTATTAGTAATGCAGAAGAAGGCGAACTGTCTATTTTGCAAAATGAAATCACTAAAATGACGCTTCGCATACGAGAACAAAATGAAGCACTGAAAAAAGAGAAGATATATCTAGCTGATTCACTAGCCGATATTGCACACCAACTACGTACACCGCTAACTTCAGCGAATTTGATTGTATCTTTACTGAAAAACAACCCAGCTGAACATGAGCGTAAAACGTTGCTATGGGATATACAAAAATTATTTGTACAAATGGATTGGCTATTAACCTCTCTGTTGAAATTATCACGTTTAGATGCAGATATTGTAAATTTCAAAATGGAACCATTAGATGTCGCAACCTTAATAAAGGATTCGTTTCATCCATTTCTTATGTCGATGGATTTACATAATATTACGCCTCAAGTTAATATAGCGGACAGACTAGTTATTCATGGAGATTTCGGTTGGCTTTCAGAGGCCATTCAAAATATTTTAAAAAATTGCATTGAAAGTACAGGCGATAACGGGACGATTCAAATTGCTTGTGAGGAAAATATGCTGTTTACAGAAATTACCTTGCATGATAGTGGACCAGGTTTTAAAAAAGAAGATGTACCCTACTTATTTGAACGATTTTACCGTGGGAAAAATACGAGCACAACAGGATATGGCATTGGCCTCGCGCTTTGCAAAACCATTATTACCCGCCAAGGAGGGACGATTAGTGCCAAAAATCATCCGCAAGGAGGGGCAATTTTTTCTATTCGTTTCCCAAAGTGA
- a CDS encoding ABC transporter ATP-binding protein, whose product MEFLKIENLCKTYGQGENQVTALDNVSLTIEKGEFTAIIGSSGSGKSTLLHAIAGVDVPTSGKIYLNGQDVYAQNHEKLAIFRRREVGLIYQFHNLIPTLNVVENITLPILMDRRNVNEERLMDLLDLLGLKERKNHLPNQLSGGQQQRVAIGRALMNAPAVMLADEPTGSLDSKNGHEIMRLLKSSHEKYQQTLIVVTHDENIALQADRIISMSDGKVIRDEKRVAR is encoded by the coding sequence ATGGAGTTTTTAAAAATTGAAAACTTATGTAAAACATATGGGCAAGGTGAAAATCAAGTAACAGCATTGGACAATGTTTCACTTACGATAGAAAAAGGGGAATTTACTGCCATTATCGGTTCATCTGGTTCAGGTAAATCGACATTACTACATGCAATTGCTGGCGTAGATGTACCGACAAGCGGAAAAATTTACTTGAACGGACAAGATGTGTATGCTCAAAATCATGAAAAACTTGCAATTTTCCGACGTCGAGAAGTTGGTCTGATTTATCAATTTCATAACCTTATTCCTACGTTGAATGTCGTAGAAAATATCACATTACCGATTTTGATGGATCGACGCAATGTGAATGAAGAACGATTAATGGACTTATTAGACCTACTTGGCCTCAAAGAGCGAAAAAACCATTTACCAAATCAACTATCAGGTGGTCAGCAGCAACGTGTTGCGATTGGACGTGCACTGATGAACGCACCTGCCGTGATGTTAGCTGACGAACCTACGGGTAGTTTAGATAGCAAAAATGGGCATGAAATTATGCGTTTGTTAAAATCCAGCCACGAAAAATATCAGCAAACGCTGATTGTAGTTACGCATGATGAAAATATCGCTCTACAAGCGGATCGGATTATTTCCATGTCTGATGGCAAAGTCATTCGAGATGAGAAACGGGTGGCAAGATAA